From the Penicillium oxalicum strain HP7-1 chromosome V, whole genome shotgun sequence genome, one window contains:
- a CDS encoding Mitochondrial import inner membrane translocase subunit tim10 — MSFLFGGQPKMSSEQKIAAAETEVEMISDMFTRLSESCSKKCIPADYREGDLNKGESVCLDRCVAKFFDVNIKVSEKMQQGAGAGMGMGA, encoded by the exons ATGTCGTTCCTCTTCGGTGGCCAGCCCAAGATGAGCTCCGAGCAGAAGATTGCCGCGGCCGAGACTGAAGTTGAGATGATCTCGGACATGTTCACTCG TCTTTCCGAGTCCTGCTCCAAGAAGTGTATCCCGGCCGATTACCGCGAGGGTGACCTCAACAAGGGCGAGTCTGTGTGCTTGGACCGTTGCGTAGCCAAGTTCTTCGATGTCAACATCAAGGTCAGCGAGAAGATGCAGCAGGGTGCTGGCGCCGGCATGGGTATGGGCGCTTAG
- a CDS encoding Lysine--tRNA ligase, whose translation MHAIRLRAVRGLGRLASRARSRVSEFPASHPSGLAPLTQPRLHPRVIRFASSSASPEKAFQERVQEIRNACADPYPRLAVDSRTLSCADFRTRYAYLKENESVEEDSVVVSGRIRTYRLAGSKLIFFDLVQDGHKVQVMCNKRQLGDVEGPEFKKFYRLLRRGDAFSVTGRPHRTGRGELTIDATALPQLLSPCLHDVPVHDHAHHETSPYPRHVQFMVDPTAADIIRARAALIQYLRQFFLDRSFMEVSTPIISAGAGGAIARPFNTVATEFPDRVLSLRIAPELWLKRLVVGGFDKVFEIGASFRNEGIDKTHNPEFTTCEFYHAYANLEDLMATTEKLLSGMAKHIEALNVAGTLNPTTADFRTPFRRIDFITGIEAQIQRTLPDLASPEAVIQLHSLFHDLSLPLPTNPTLPRLLDELCATYLEPLCNDPTFIIHPPECLSPLSKSFIHPTAKQVVAARGELFIQGKEVVNTYEEENSPFEQRRKFEDQVRYSKGSDEPAEVDENYLEALEWGLPATGGWGCGVDRLVMLFTGAKRIGDVLPFGTLRAVTRRSPAPSSEADHEGEKTGN comes from the exons ATGCATGCAATTCGCCTTCGGGCCGTGAGAGGCCTTGGACGTCTAGCCAGCCG TGCAAGATCGCGTGTTTCCGAATTTCCTGCCTCCCATCCATCGGGATTGGCACCACTAACACAGCCACGGCTGCACCCTCGGGTGATTCGTTTCGCCAGCTCAAGCGCTTCGCCGGAGAAGGCGTTTCAGGAACGAGTGCAAGAGATTCGCAATGCTTGTGCCGATCCGTATCCTCGGCTTGCAGTAGACTCGCGTACTCTCAGTTGCGCCGACTTCCGCACTCGCTACGCTTATTTGAAGGAAAATGAATCAGTAGAGGAAGACTCAGTTGTGGTTTCTG GTAGGATCCGTACATATAGGCTCGCTGGGAGCAAATTGATTTTCTTCGATCTCGTGCAAGATGGCCATAAAGTCCAAGTGATGTGCAATAAGCGACAGCTCGGAGACGTCGAGGGTCCCGAGTTCAAGAAATTCTACCGGCTTTTGCGCCGTGGTGATGCATTCT CCGTCACTGGACGACCGCATCGAACGGGTCGTGGTGAATTGACCATCGACGCGACAGCACTGCCGCAGCTGCTTTCACCATGTCTGCACGATGTGCCTGTCCATGATCATGCACACCATGAGACCTCACCTTATCCTCGCCATGTCCAGTTCATGGTTGATCCCACCGCGGCCGACATCATTCGCGCCCGGGCAGCACTCATTCAATATCTGCGCCaattcttcctcgaccgGTCCTTCATGGAAGTGAGCACTCCGATCATTAGCGCCGGCGCCGGGGGAGCCATCGCTCGGCCATTCAATACGGTGGCCACCGAATTTCCCGATCGGGTGTTGTCGTTGCGGATTGCACCGGAGCTATGGCTGAAGCGACTGGTCGTGGGCGGATTTGACAAGGTCTTTGAGATTGGTGCATCATTTCGAAACGAAG GCATCGACAAGACACATAATCCAGAGTTCACAACGTGCGAATTCTATCATGCCTACGCCAACCTGGAGGACTTGATGGCCACCACCGAGAAGTTGTTATCCGGCATGGCCAAGCATATCGAGGCCCTCAATGTAGCGGGCACATTGAATCCCACGACGGCCGACTTCCGCACTCCCTTCCGTCGGATCGACTTCATCACGGGCATTGAGGCCCAGATCCAACGCACACTTCCTGATCTTGCCTCTCCAGAGGCAGTGATCCAGCTGcactctctcttccacgacctctcccttcccctcccgACGAATCCAACCCTGCCGCGCCTTCTCGATGAACTCTGTGCCACGTACCTAGAACCTCTCTGCAACGATCCCACGTTCATCATCCACCCGCCCGAATGCCTTTCACCACTGTCCAAATCCTTTATCCACCCCACCGCCAAGCAAGTCGTCGCTGCGCGCGGTGAGCTTTTCATCCAAGGCAAAGAAGTGGTCAACACCTACGAAGAGGAAAACTCTCCCTTTGAGCAGCGCCGCAAATTTGAGGATCAGGTCCGATACAGCAAAGGCTCCGACGAGCCTGCTGAGGTGGATGAGAATTACCTCGAGGCGCTGGAATGGGGACTTCCCGCAACCGGCGGCTGGGGCTGCGGCGTGGATCGGTTAGTGATGCTGTTTACTGGAGCGAAACGCATCGGCGATGTTTTGCCGTTTGGTACTTTGCGAGCTGTGACGAGACGGTCCCCGGCCCCGTCTTCTGAGGCGGATcacgagggagagaagactgGGAATTGA
- a CDS encoding ATP-binding cassette sub-family D member 2, with amino-acid sequence MAAQSTLRRQEDPLLALYLHYSDMLRSRLKRTTPVTRLIAIITILISIIGSSYGGYKWFRERAKERAQGRRLLRRNSGIRGKDGSRTIYVPYKDEKISKVLIHPTKPTTFDAHRRLFLNPPASARGMEEGSTGQIPPPKTKPGLNLAFLHQFLSLGSIMVPRWGSKETGLLLSHGVFLLLRTYLSLIVARLDGEIVRDLVAGKGKAFLWGILKWCGIGTLASYTNAMIKFLQSKVSIAFRTRLTRYIHDLYLTDSKNFYKLMNLDGGIGQGPDQFITQDLTLFCSAAASLYSSLGKPMVDLFVFNYQLYRSLGPLALSGILTGYFSTAVVLRKLSPPFGKLKAVEGKKEGDFRGLHSRLLANAEEISFYGGADTERVFLVRSFKELQRWMEGIYSLKIRYNMLEDMILKYLWSAFGYLVTSLPVFLPAWGGLGGAMELADLPEGLNRERGRMKEFITNKRLMLSLADAGGRMMYSIKDISELAGYTSRVYSLIATLHRVHANAYHPSRGSHPELYSLADAQGTTHNGFDGVRLEQVPIVAPSLYPMGGDELIESLSFIVHAGDHLLISGPNGVGKSAIARIMAGLWPVYRGLVSRPRPIGLDGIMFLPQRPYLSVGTLRDQVIYPHTEIDMREAGETDSNLQKILDAVHLGYLPQREGGWDARKEWKDVFSGGEKQRMAMARLFYHEPRYAFIDEGTSAVSSDVEGILYERAKERGITLITISTRASLKKYHTFNLTVGLGEEGELWEFERIGTEKEKLGVEKELQELRRRLDEVDGLKKRRAEIESELSKVWTHEGEIAPPPYQKEEVKLPGGADTTASVNE; translated from the coding sequence ATGGCCGCCCAGTCCACCCTCCGGCGCCAGGAGGACCCCCTCCTGGCACTCTATCTACACTACTCAGACATGCTGCGATCGCGACTCAAGCGAACGACACCTGTGACTCGACTGATCGCTATCATTACCATCTTGATCTCAATCATCGGCTCAAGCTATGGTGGATACAAATGGTTCCGTGAACGAGCGAAAGAGCGTGCCCAAGGCCGCCGCTTACTTCGGCGGAACTCAGGAATCAGAGGAAAAGATGGATCCCGTACAATATACGTTCCGtacaaggatgagaagatttCAAAAGTCCTGATTCATCCAACGAAGCCAACCACCTTTGACGCCCATCGGCGGCTGTTCCTGAACCCACCAGCGTCCGCTCGCGGCATGGAAGAGGGATCAACCGGCCAGATTCCTCCCCCGAAAACGAAGCCTGGACTCAATCTTGCCTTCCTCCATCAGTTTTTAAGCCTTGGAAGTATAATGGTTCCGCGATGGGGCAGTAAAGAGACTGGGTTGCTACTGAGTCATGGTGTCTTTTTGCTGCTCCGGACATACCTCTCCCTAATTGTGGCAAGACTAGACGGTGAAATTGTCCGAGATCTCGTTGCTGGTAAAGGAAAGGCGTTTCTCTGGGGAATCTTGAAATGGTGCGGGATTGGCACTCTTGCCTCCTACACCAACGCCATGATCAAATTCCTCCAGTCAAAGGTGTCGATCGCCTTCCGGACTCGTTTGACCAGATACATCCACGACTTGTACCTGACAGACAGCAAGAACTTTTACAAGTTGATGAATCTGGATGGTGGAATAGGTCAGGGACCAGACCAATTCATCACCCAAGATCTGACATTATTCTGTTCCGCTGCAGCGTCCCTATACTCTTCGCTGGGGAAACCCATGGTCGACTTGTTTGTCTTCAATTACCAGCTCTACCGGTCCCTTGGCCCTCTTGCATTGAGCGGGATTCTGACAGGATATTTCAGTACGGCGGTGGTACTTCGGAAGCTATCGCCGCCATTTGGGAAACTGAAAGCGGTGGAGGGTAAGAAGGAAGGTGACTTCAGAGGCTTGCACTCCAGGCTCTTGGCCAATGCCGAGGAGATATCTTTCTATGGCGGCGCGGACACAGAAcgtgtcttcctcgtcagaAGCTTCAAGGAGCTACAGCGTTGGATGGAAGGTATCTACAGTCTCAAGATTCGGTACAATATGCTGGAGGATATGATTTTGAAGTATTTGTGGTCTGCCTTCGGCTACCTGGTGACTTCTCTGCCCGTCTTCCTTCCTGCCTGGGGTGGCCTAGGTGGTGCCATGGAGCTGGCGGATTTACCGGAAGGGTTGAACCGGGAGCGAGGTCGAATGAAAGAGTTCATTACCAACAAACGCCTCATGCTGTCTTTGGCCGACGCAGGTGGTCGCATGATGTACAGCATCAAGGATATCTCAGAGCTTGCGGGATACACTTCCCGAGTGTACAGTCTGATTGCAACCTTGCACCGGGTTCATGCCAACGCTTACCATCCTTCCCGCGGCTCACACCCGGAGCTATACTCGCTCGCAGATGCCCAAGGGACCACGCATAACGGCTTTGACGGTGTTCGACTTGAACAGGTCCCTATTGTTGCGCCTTCTTTGTATCCTATGGGCGGTGATGAGCTTATCGAGTCACTGTCGTTCATCGTCCATGCCGGCGATCATCTCCTCATTTCAGGGCCCAATGGCGTTGGCAAGTCTGCGATTGCGAGAATCATGGCTGGCCTGTGGCCTGTCTATCGGGGTCTTGTTAGCCGACCGCGACCGATCGGACTTGATGGAATCATGTTCCTTCCCCAGCGGCCTTATCTGAGCGTGGGCACTTTACGTGACCAAGTCATTTACCCCCACACGGAGATCGATATGCGTGAAGCTGGGGAGACCGACTCAAACCTCCAGAAGATTCTTGATGCAGTTCATCTGGGCTATCTGCCGCAACGTGAAGGTGGCTGGGATGCCCggaaggaatggaaggaTGTATTCAGTGGCGGCGAGAAACAACGCATGGCCATGGCTCGTCTCTTCTATCACGAGCCTCGTTACGCATTCATCGACGAAGGTACGTCCGCAGTGTCTTCGGACGTTGAAGGTATCCTGTACGAGCGAGCAAAGGAACGTGGTATCAccctcatcaccatctcgACCCGTGCTTCATTGAAAAAGTACCATACCTTCAACCTCACCGTTGGTCTcggggaagagggagagctTTGGGAATTCGAGCGAATCGGcaccgagaaagaaaaacttGGAGTTGAGAAGGAGCTCCAGGAGCTCCGCAGGCGACTGGACGAGGTAGACGGGTTGAAGAAGCGTCGCGCAGAAATAGAGTCTGAACTGTCCAAAGTCTGGACCCACGAAGGGGAAATTGCGCCACCACCTTACCAAAAAGAGGAAGTGAAGCTGCCAGGTGGCGCTGATACAACAGCTTCTGTGAATGAATAA